One segment of Anomalospiza imberbis isolate Cuckoo-Finch-1a 21T00152 chromosome 2, ASM3175350v1, whole genome shotgun sequence DNA contains the following:
- the NDUFV3 gene encoding NADH dehydrogenase [ubiquinone] flavoprotein 3, mitochondrial: MAAAAALRGGGRAVTREVLQLEARGLCTKPVGTGTAPPPPPKNVMAPQGSTKLLATKAPVEFRKMLSSSSLLLSADKGESISSTTLKEAAKPAEDTRMPLSRKTEVAFPQRGGVASSHEEENLTTPATGGGLRKELAEEQTSSSSSSESDSSSDSEDENVDGSQVAIKTKVEFPRRDAIFSENVAVKASVLAKEKLSQKSLREYGIKKLPRKPEINVSSVKQVKFSKTSVSQETSKSKARDPKVKSLPKEQKLVLEPQVVKSLDLTDVASKSDHVEEKSFATQVAAIQLKASAVTQEDKKQDLLSRGEKEKMKEAQELKAKEVTAPKVEETSGSTTLVMGTTAKEETTQEAGLQAGESSTIEETAQPAPEEFDNSTYKNLQHHEYHTFTFHDYIAVLAKYRQPQPSSGRPSPRH, encoded by the exons atggcggcggccgcggcgctgAGGGGCGGCGGGAGGGCGGTGACGCGCGAG GTGTTGCAGCtggaggcgcgggggctgtgCACGAAGCCGGTGGGCACCGGgacggcgccgccgccgccgccaaaGA ATGTAATGGCACCACAGGGAAGCACCAAGCTGCTTGCCACGAAGGCACCAGTTGAATTTCGTAAAATGTTGTCTTCTAGCTCTCTCCTGCTGTCTGCAGACAAAGGTGAGAGCATTTCTAGTACCACCCTCAAGGAAGCTGCAAAGCCTGCTGAAGACACGAGGATGCCCCTGTCAAGAAAAACTGAGGTTGCGTTTCCTCAGCGAGGAGGAGTTGCTTCCTCCCATGAGGAGGAAAACCTCACCACACCTGCAACAGGAGGAGGCCTGAGGAAAGAGTTAGCTGAGGAACAGACTTCATCTTCATCCAGCTCAGAGTCAGATTCTAGCTCAGATTCAGAGGATGAAAATGTTGATGGTTCACAAGTTGCCATTAAAACTAAAGTTGAGTTTCCCAGACGAGATGCCATCTTTTCTGAGAACGTAGCAGTAAAGGCATCAGTGCTGGCAAAAGAGAAATTGTCCCAGAAATCCCTCAGAGAATACGGAATTAAGAAGCTGCCACGCAAACCAGAAATTAATGTGTCTTCTGTAAAGCAGGTCAAATTTTCTAAAACATCAGTCAGCCAGGAAACATCAAAATCCAAAGCAAGAGATCCCAAAGTAAAATCCCTTCCAAAAGAACAGAAGTTGGTCTTAGAACCACAGGTGGTGAAAAGTCTGGACCTGACCGATGTTGCTAGTAAATCTGATCATGTGGAGGAAAAGTCCTTTGCAACCCAGGTAGCAGCTATTCAGCTGAAAGCCTCAGCAGTGACTCAGGAAGACAAAAAGCAAGATCTGCTGTccagaggagagaaggaaaagatgaAGGAGGCACAAGAGTTGAAAGCAAAAGAAGTAACTGCTCCTAAAGTGGAAGAGACTTCTGGAAGCACAACGTTGGTGATGGGCACCACAGCAAAGGAGGAGACCACGCAGGAAGCAGGACTCCAGGCTGGAGAAAGCAGCACAATTGAGG AGACAGCTCAGCCTGCTCCAGAGGAGTTTGATAATTCCACCTACAAGAACCTGCAGCACCACGAGTATCACACTTTCACCTTTCACGACTATATCGCTGTCCTCGCAAAGTACAGGCAGCCTCAGCCATCCTCTGGAAGGCCGTCACCAAGGCACTGA